The window CTTCACCGCCGAGCATCCCCTCTCCCCAGTTATCGACGTAGAAGTGGTGAATCACTCGGGAACTGTCGCAGGAACCGGCGCAGGCGCTCGTCCAGATGGAGTTGTATCCCGTGTCGGGCATTACACCGAGGTCGGCATTGCTGTTGTCGGAGTACACTCCGGTGCTGTCATACTCGTGTATCGTGGTCCGTCGCACCCGCACCCAAGCACCATCACCCGCGAAGATCCCAAACAGGGAGCGCGATCCGACCGTGTCGGAGATCAGCTCGCAGTCGTCGATCCGGCAATGCCCGCTGGCGGCAGCGTACACATGTGCCCCAGAGAAGTACCCTGTCACATTGCAGCCGGTCACGCGCAGTGTATCGAATTGCTCCCCACCGGAGGCGTGATACACGCCGCATGTCCCCGGCCCTTCGATGGTCACGTTCCGCACTTTCCCCGCCGAACCGACCGCATAGACGCCGTAGCTGCAGTCGATGATTACGGACGAGTCAATCACCGGATTGCAGTCGATGATGTGTATGCCCTTGCCCGACGTAACGTCAACGACCGTGTCGTTCACGAGCCGTATGCTGTCGCTGAGATAGCTGAGCTGAAAGCCGCAGGTCGAGGTGTTCTCTACCCGCACGCCGCAAATCTCGGTCATGTCCGCGCCATCATCTACCGTCACCCCAACCGTGGCGTCCATGATCGTGCAGCCGTCACCCCAGTCAACAGAACCGCCACTCATCACTCGAATGCCATACCAACCGCCCGGCGTCTCCGCCTTGCTGAGGAAGGTCGGTCGTGCGCCCGACCCCTCGATCACGAGATTGCCCTGTACGTTGATGCACACCGGTGGACCAGCGGTGTCCGCCAGGACTTTCGTACCCGGCTTCACGGTGACTGTAACGCCGGGATTGATGGTCACGCTCCCGGTCAGCAATGTGGTCAGATTCCACTCCTTGTTGCTCGCGATCGTCCCGCTGGTACCAGTGATGGGGATGACGCCGACGTAGGCCTGATGGATTCCACGCGTCGCTTGTGGCGGACGGACACGATTGTCATTCCAAGAGGGATACACGTAGTCCGTACCGGACGCAATGCCGATATAGTCCCCCGTGAACTGCCCGTTCATATTGTAAGCCGTGATGATACACGGCTCAAACGCAACGTCGCTCACCCGGAAGTTCTCCCACACACTGTCTGGCGCCCCCCAAGCGTGCCGCGCAACCCACACCTCAGTCATCAGGTTGTTTGAATCATTCCGGCAATCGTAAAACACAACGTAGACACTCTGGTCGGGGGCCACGGTGATCCAAGGGAACCATTGGTCGCGGCCGTTGCCGCGCGTATCATTGTTGATCCGAATCGGATTAAGGGTGTCTTCCCATGTGTCACCGCCGGTCTGGGACTTGATGAACAGGATGTCTGAGTCGCCGTCGCCAGTGGAATCCCCGTATCTTCGGTCGGCCCATACCAAGTAGACGATCCCTTTGCCACCGCCCGTGGTATCA of the Candidatus Zixiibacteriota bacterium genome contains:
- a CDS encoding right-handed parallel beta-helix repeat-containing protein, with amino-acid sequence MLPPKRMRVNSFPSMAVDTTGGGKGIVYLVWADRRYGDSTGDGDSDILFIKSQTGGDTWEDTLNPIRINNDTRGNGRDQWFPWITVAPDQSVYVVFYDCRNDSNNLMTEVWVARHAWGAPDSVWENFRVSDVAFEPCIITAYNMNGQFTGDYIGIASGTDYVYPSWNDNRVRPPQATRGIHQAYVGVIPITGTSGTIASNKEWNLTTLLTGSVTINPGVTVTVKPGTKVLADTAGPPVCINVQGNLVIEGSGARPTFLSKAETPGGWYGIRVMSGGSVDWGDGCTIMDATVGVTVDDGADMTEICGVRVENTSTCGFQLSYLSDSIRLVNDTVVDVTSGKGIHIIDCNPVIDSSVIIDCSYGVYAVGSAGKVRNVTIEGPGTCGVYHASGGEQFDTLRVTGCNVTGYFSGAHVYAAASGHCRIDDCELISDTVGSRSLFGIFAGDGAWVRVRRTTIHEYDSTGVYSDNSNADLGVMPDTGYNSIWTSACAGSCDSSRVIHHFYVDNWGEGMLGGEGLDGGGGPPPPEPVALPAEGNWWGDDSPDSVWFVSTDYAPWLGSEPLGKRVVLVAARPPFPRSITVSQNYPNPFNAVATIEFSLPTAHHVQIKVFNVLGQVVRDLIDRDYPPGTHQVTWDGTDTRGGHLASGLYLYRIAAGDMVETRKMVLLK